One genomic window of Marinobacter adhaerens HP15 includes the following:
- a CDS encoding SDR family NAD(P)-dependent oxidoreductase, with protein sequence MAIVTGSGGGLGAECARVLASHGAKLVVVDINGNAAKSVVAELESAGHEAIAVQTDVSSETDVKAMIEKTEAHFGRIDILHNNAAVLSIEQRQRDRDICNLDMDAWDRAIAVNLRGAVLCSKYAIPVMLKHGKGSVIYATSGLGAQGDLSLTGYACSKAALNMLPKSVAAQYGKSGIRANAVQIGLAPSENAHGSMPSELLDILRDNHLTPELGTPRQIADVVAFLASDESSFVTGTTIVADGGFGSHTPSLVAMREFFAKSGREGM encoded by the coding sequence GTGGCGATTGTAACAGGATCTGGGGGAGGACTGGGGGCGGAATGCGCTCGGGTGTTGGCCTCCCATGGAGCTAAATTGGTTGTCGTCGACATCAACGGGAACGCAGCAAAAAGCGTAGTAGCCGAACTGGAGTCAGCTGGCCATGAGGCCATCGCCGTTCAAACCGATGTTTCCTCGGAAACTGATGTAAAGGCGATGATCGAGAAGACAGAGGCGCATTTTGGTCGTATCGATATCCTGCATAACAATGCTGCGGTTCTAAGTATTGAGCAACGACAGCGTGATCGTGATATCTGTAATTTGGACATGGACGCATGGGATCGGGCGATTGCAGTTAACCTCAGAGGCGCTGTGTTGTGCTCCAAGTATGCCATTCCTGTAATGCTCAAACATGGCAAGGGCTCTGTAATTTATGCAACCTCTGGGTTGGGTGCGCAGGGCGATCTGTCTCTGACGGGATACGCGTGCTCCAAAGCCGCATTGAACATGCTGCCGAAATCAGTTGCCGCACAGTATGGAAAGTCTGGGATTAGGGCAAATGCGGTGCAAATTGGGCTTGCGCCCTCAGAGAATGCCCATGGTTCGATGCCCTCTGAGTTGCTTGATATCCTGCGAGACAACCACCTCACGCCAGAACTTGGAACACCCCGTCAAATCGCTGATGTTGTCGCGTTTCTAGCCTCTGATGAATCTTCATTCGTGACAGGGACGACTATTGTCGCGGATGGAGGATTTGGCAGTCATACTCCCTCCCTGGTAGCTATGCGTGAGTTCTTCGCCAAGTCCGGACGAGAAGGTATGTAG
- a CDS encoding SDR family oxidoreductase: MQKHSSSIYAKDKTDIVGKREAILETGIAGRRAIVCASSRGLGRACAEALAREGCEVFINGRSEESLMEAENHIFQTTGNRPTSVVADLSTATGREMLLRACPAPDILITNNGGPEPGSIKEWTLERWEEALNANMLAAIMMIQSVVKGMQDRSFGRIVNITSAMVKTPRLPLGLSTAARAGLTAFAKALSVDVVRNNVTINNVLPERIETDRLVYMTGQYAKSRGIEYTQARKEMVRPIPARRFGTPEEFAAACTFLCSVQSGYITGQNLQVDGGAYSGLI, from the coding sequence GTGCAGAAGCACAGTAGCAGTATATATGCAAAAGACAAGACTGATATTGTAGGGAAACGGGAGGCTATTTTGGAAACTGGAATTGCAGGACGCAGGGCCATTGTCTGTGCCTCATCCCGAGGTCTTGGCCGTGCATGCGCGGAAGCTCTTGCACGTGAGGGTTGTGAAGTTTTTATTAATGGCCGTAGCGAAGAATCTCTGATGGAGGCTGAAAACCATATTTTTCAGACAACGGGCAATCGGCCGACCTCGGTTGTGGCAGACTTAAGCACCGCGACTGGGCGAGAAATGTTGCTCAGGGCCTGCCCAGCTCCAGATATTCTGATTACCAACAACGGCGGACCTGAGCCAGGGTCAATCAAGGAATGGACTCTTGAACGTTGGGAAGAGGCTCTAAATGCAAACATGTTGGCCGCAATCATGATGATTCAGTCAGTAGTCAAAGGAATGCAGGATCGTTCATTCGGAAGGATCGTCAACATAACTTCCGCAATGGTGAAAACTCCTCGACTTCCGCTAGGTCTTTCGACAGCCGCCCGAGCTGGCTTGACTGCATTTGCAAAGGCTCTGTCAGTGGATGTAGTGCGCAACAACGTGACTATTAATAATGTGCTTCCAGAGCGAATTGAGACAGATCGGCTTGTCTATATGACTGGGCAATACGCCAAATCAAGGGGCATTGAATATACTCAAGCTCGCAAGGAAATGGTTCGGCCTATACCCGCAAGACGTTTTGGAACGCCAGAAGAGTTTGCTGCGGCGTGTACATTTTTGTGTTCGGTTCAATCAGGCTATATCACAGGACAGAATCTACAGGTCGACGGTGGTGCGTATTCAGGACTTATTTGA
- a CDS encoding aromatic-ring-hydroxylating dioxygenase subunit beta, which produces MNELQRLLEPSPLPPTDRAKRISSGDPLYHEIVDFFHDEAELLDNLQLKQWGESLTRDLEYNLPIRQTHPVRHQDKTVVRTVQHMHDTYESMMVRIMRITDTKSAWGEDPPSRTKRLIGNVRVFRTSKPDEYKVLSYLLVTRSRFDFDDFDLIPCERHDILRRESGRLKLARREVIVDQAVIGTPNLGIFF; this is translated from the coding sequence ATGAACGAATTGCAGCGCCTGCTGGAACCTAGTCCACTGCCGCCGACAGACCGTGCTAAGCGAATTTCGAGCGGTGATCCGCTTTATCACGAAATTGTGGATTTCTTTCACGATGAAGCTGAGTTGCTCGATAATTTGCAGCTAAAACAGTGGGGCGAGAGCCTGACCCGCGATCTTGAGTATAACTTGCCAATCCGCCAGACACATCCCGTGCGCCATCAAGATAAGACTGTGGTGCGAACCGTTCAACATATGCACGATACCTATGAATCGATGATGGTTCGGATCATGCGTATCACCGACACCAAGAGCGCCTGGGGCGAGGATCCCCCTTCGCGCACCAAGCGTTTGATCGGGAACGTACGCGTTTTTAGAACCAGCAAGCCTGATGAATATAAAGTGCTGAGTTATCTTTTGGTAACCCGAAGCCGTTTTGATTTCGATGATTTCGACCTGATCCCATGTGAGCGCCACGATATTCTGCGACGCGAGAGCGGACGTCTGAAGCTAGCTCGGCGTGAAGTAATTGTTGATCAGGCCGTGATAGGCACTCCGAATCTCGGGATTTTTTTCTGA
- a CDS encoding VOC family protein, whose product MILGMDHFTVVTNQLETTRRFYIDLLGLKEGPRPPFPVDGTWLYPPAGRKAMLHLIGVDMMPNPRRGVLDHMAFSAQGLSSVLDRLDQFEVPYRIIRAPGDERTWQVFFKDPNQVDVELDFDASEIPPDDWKLRSRK is encoded by the coding sequence ATGATACTTGGAATGGATCACTTTACGGTCGTTACAAACCAGCTCGAAACAACCCGAAGGTTTTACATCGACTTACTTGGGCTTAAAGAGGGCCCCCGTCCACCTTTCCCGGTCGATGGCACGTGGCTATATCCACCGGCGGGGCGAAAGGCGATGTTGCATTTGATTGGTGTAGACATGATGCCCAACCCTCGACGAGGAGTATTGGACCACATGGCCTTCTCCGCACAAGGACTTTCCTCTGTGCTGGATAGACTGGACCAGTTCGAGGTGCCCTATCGAATTATCCGCGCGCCAGGCGATGAACGTACCTGGCAAGTCTTCTTCAAAGATCCGAACCAAGTAGATGTCGAGCTAGATTTCGACGCTTCGGAGATTCCGCCCGATGACTGGAAACTACGAAGCCGAAAGTAA
- a CDS encoding TetR/AcrR family transcriptional regulator, which yields MTNETTHSPSSKSETLDRLLKSARENFAVKGLAGTRIEDIAREAGVTKQLVYHYYGSKASLFTTVLEDVSTRIMDELIELEIDDLSPDVALRKLLYCCFDQYMNDPLLGTLALEGIRYHESQDSRPNNFIHRSPALVKKFTSILTRGISEGMFRPDIDARLFLASSSLLMSGAFTNHYSMSVLVGFDTRSEEGMGVWREHSADLILASIASK from the coding sequence ATGACAAATGAAACTACGCATTCACCTTCAAGTAAAAGCGAAACTTTAGATCGCCTTTTGAAATCCGCTAGAGAGAACTTTGCGGTAAAAGGACTTGCTGGAACACGTATTGAAGATATTGCCCGTGAAGCCGGCGTTACCAAACAGCTTGTTTACCACTACTACGGCTCCAAGGCTTCGCTTTTTACAACAGTCCTCGAAGATGTATCCACCCGCATCATGGACGAGCTAATTGAGTTGGAAATTGATGACCTCAGCCCAGATGTCGCTCTGCGTAAATTGCTTTACTGCTGTTTCGATCAGTATATGAACGATCCGTTACTAGGTACTTTGGCTCTCGAAGGCATTCGATACCACGAGTCACAAGATAGCAGGCCAAACAACTTCATTCATCGTTCACCTGCATTGGTCAAAAAATTCACTTCTATATTAACTCGTGGCATTTCTGAGGGAATGTTCAGACCGGACATAGATGCCCGACTTTTCCTGGCCAGTTCGTCCCTCTTAATGTCCGGTGCCTTTACCAATCACTACTCAATGTCAGTATTAGTGGGATTTGACACCCGCTCAGAAGAGGGCATGGGCGTTTGGCGTGAACATTCGGCTGACCTCATACTCGCAAGCATCGCAAGCAAGTAG
- a CDS encoding cytochrome P450 — protein MTLTANNLDIEAAYHAVSDTYLGSEVDIHELCREKRHNEPVMEGDFVDTYLKVPTNAGAKGGKCAVTLFKYKDILSVLRDGETFTNGFIAEGLGAFFDGLIVLAMDGEQHRRTRALLQPIFMPQTVNTWKPEIERVIRDEFLTPLVATKGTNLMDFGLYFPIRVMYALMGFPTDDTEKFKKYASWALALVAANQIDPEKAKIFGPIAGQAVKSLYDSINEVVVKTRAEGAEGNGLISRLINAEYEGRALDDHEVTTFVRSLLPAAGETTTRTFSSIMTLLLERPDLLERVKNDRSLISKLIDESVRFEPVSTFKVRQASKDVEIGGVKVPKGALVQCMVISANRDEDIFPEPDTFDIDRQARPSLGFGFGPHMCIGQFVAKVELNSAINAILDLFPGIRLDPSKPAPKIAGAQLRGAKAIHVIWD, from the coding sequence ATGACGCTAACAGCTAATAATTTGGATATCGAAGCAGCATACCATGCGGTTTCAGATACGTATCTCGGTTCGGAAGTGGACATCCATGAGCTTTGCCGGGAAAAACGTCACAACGAACCGGTCATGGAGGGGGATTTTGTAGATACATATCTAAAGGTGCCCACGAATGCCGGCGCAAAGGGAGGTAAGTGTGCAGTCACCCTCTTCAAATATAAGGACATTCTTTCGGTTTTGCGGGACGGCGAAACCTTTACCAATGGCTTTATCGCTGAGGGTTTGGGAGCCTTCTTTGACGGCCTAATCGTTCTCGCTATGGACGGAGAGCAGCACCGGCGGACACGAGCGTTGCTTCAGCCCATCTTCATGCCCCAAACAGTAAATACATGGAAACCGGAGATTGAACGGGTAATCCGTGATGAGTTTTTGACTCCCTTGGTGGCGACGAAGGGCACGAATCTAATGGATTTCGGGCTGTATTTCCCAATTCGCGTAATGTACGCCCTGATGGGCTTCCCCACAGATGATACGGAAAAATTCAAAAAGTATGCGAGTTGGGCTCTGGCCTTGGTGGCAGCAAATCAGATTGACCCCGAGAAAGCGAAGATCTTTGGGCCGATCGCTGGCCAGGCCGTAAAAAGTCTATACGATTCAATCAATGAGGTTGTAGTTAAGACTCGTGCGGAAGGAGCTGAAGGAAACGGTCTTATAAGCCGTCTGATTAATGCTGAGTACGAAGGAAGAGCACTTGATGACCATGAGGTGACTACTTTTGTTCGCTCACTCCTTCCCGCAGCCGGTGAGACAACGACGAGAACCTTCAGTTCGATCATGACTCTGCTCCTTGAGCGGCCGGATCTCTTGGAGCGGGTGAAAAATGACCGCAGTCTTATCAGCAAACTGATTGACGAATCAGTCCGCTTCGAACCTGTTTCAACCTTCAAGGTACGTCAGGCATCTAAGGATGTAGAAATAGGCGGGGTGAAAGTTCCCAAAGGCGCACTAGTGCAATGTATGGTGATCTCTGCGAACCGAGATGAGGACATATTTCCCGAGCCAGACACTTTTGATATTGACCGTCAGGCTCGCCCCTCTCTGGGTTTCGGTTTCGGGCCACATATGTGTATCGGGCAGTTTGTGGCCAAAGTTGAACTTAATTCGGCAATCAACGCGATTCTGGATTTATTTCCTGGTATTCGGCTGGATCCTTCGAAGCCAGCCCCGAAGATTGCAGGGGCCCAGTTGCGCGGCGCAAAGGCTATCCACGTAATCTGGGACTGA
- a CDS encoding VOC family protein, whose amino-acid sequence MFDLLMSADMMVPDPDGMTELLVSKLGIHKHERWRQAFDDHPYIAHFLRVHKSLAVSPTRVEPQWHLDRPNPGDPMFHEFLESLKDFQGRHRPMLTHSIVLSLKGDKFNELVSKLMRRKLPFRMAQRTPDMPFDRLWLGATPEKPHYDPIVDGGLCIEIMPMEPLQMPPETFDVPPQEPRDPKPGDMVRVSARGYLVRDLDETLQRLSSNLDWEPTKAVEVLPGEGYRRARMGFNLANSATLDVIEATRWDSDAGVYLNSWGPGPYYIRIAVNDLAAKAEDLRSRGTKFSWIESSDAVEGRSLIRIDPEELNGQLFEFEEC is encoded by the coding sequence ATGTTTGATCTATTAATGAGCGCCGACATGATGGTTCCGGATCCTGATGGTATGACGGAGCTGTTGGTAAGCAAATTGGGAATTCATAAACACGAACGGTGGCGCCAGGCATTCGACGACCATCCTTATATCGCTCACTTCTTGCGCGTCCATAAGTCTTTGGCGGTCTCTCCAACGCGAGTCGAACCCCAGTGGCATCTGGATCGCCCAAATCCCGGGGATCCGATGTTTCATGAGTTTCTGGAAAGTCTCAAAGATTTTCAGGGGCGCCACCGTCCGATGCTAACGCATTCGATCGTGTTGTCGTTGAAAGGAGATAAGTTCAACGAGCTCGTCAGCAAGCTGATGCGTCGTAAATTGCCTTTCCGGATGGCCCAGCGAACTCCTGATATGCCTTTCGACCGATTGTGGTTGGGGGCGACTCCAGAAAAACCCCATTATGATCCAATTGTCGATGGTGGTCTGTGCATTGAAATTATGCCAATGGAACCGTTGCAGATGCCGCCTGAGACATTTGATGTTCCGCCGCAAGAGCCGAGAGATCCTAAGCCGGGTGATATGGTGCGGGTGTCTGCGCGGGGTTATTTGGTGAGGGATCTGGACGAAACCTTGCAGCGGCTGTCATCGAATCTCGACTGGGAGCCAACCAAGGCGGTGGAGGTATTGCCAGGGGAAGGATATCGACGAGCTAGGATGGGGTTCAATCTGGCCAACAGCGCGACACTAGATGTCATTGAGGCAACTCGGTGGGATAGCGATGCCGGCGTGTACCTGAATAGTTGGGGCCCGGGCCCTTACTATATCAGGATTGCTGTGAATGACCTTGCAGCGAAGGCAGAAGATCTCCGTTCTCGGGGAACCAAATTTAGCTGGATTGAGTCCAGCGATGCGGTTGAGGGTAGATCTCTGATCAGGATTGATCCTGAAGAGCTAAATGGCCAACTCTTTGAGTTTGAGGAGTGTTGA
- a CDS encoding nuclear transport factor 2 family protein translates to MSDLEANNIERFLHGQIEAWNTGNKEAFFEHYREISPSGLIIEYVGQPPLNVEGWAVLEGMWEKQNSKFSVEVELSVVAGQEAACHHRNVMRDGTGVIETIEHYRFVDGKTFVRYFIKS, encoded by the coding sequence ATGAGTGATTTAGAAGCTAATAACATTGAGCGCTTTCTTCATGGGCAGATTGAAGCATGGAACACGGGTAACAAAGAGGCCTTTTTCGAGCACTATCGAGAGATCTCTCCCAGTGGGCTAATCATTGAGTACGTGGGACAGCCACCACTAAACGTCGAGGGCTGGGCGGTACTGGAAGGTATGTGGGAGAAGCAGAACAGTAAGTTTTCTGTGGAAGTAGAGCTATCAGTTGTTGCGGGGCAAGAGGCTGCCTGTCATCACCGAAATGTCATGCGAGATGGTACTGGTGTGATTGAAACGATTGAGCATTATCGCTTCGTAGATGGCAAAACCTTCGTGCGATATTTCATTAAATCTTGA
- a CDS encoding enoyl-CoA hydratase/isomerase family protein, translating into MSLPEKVVESINDAVNVCRDGNVGWVILNRPKQINAINDEIRVGVPEALEQFEKDKEIRVIVIRGEGERGLCAGADIKERRGPENSLQVRKRMECARWIESIDQTTKPVIVAIHGYCMGGGLELALACDIRYASPNAVMALPETGLGLIPGGGGTQRLSRVVAPGHALDMLLSGDRLDAARARSIGLVTRVAETQESLLQEVSELAQKIAMKPPLATTYVKRAARASLELELKRGLDLELDLFALLAPTEDAREAASAFSERRSPNFIGE; encoded by the coding sequence ATGAGCTTGCCGGAGAAGGTTGTTGAATCGATCAATGACGCTGTCAATGTCTGCAGAGATGGCAACGTCGGCTGGGTGATTCTTAACCGGCCAAAGCAGATCAACGCTATTAATGATGAAATTCGAGTGGGCGTTCCTGAGGCGCTTGAACAATTTGAAAAGGATAAAGAGATCCGAGTAATTGTTATTCGGGGAGAGGGTGAGCGTGGTTTATGTGCCGGTGCTGATATTAAAGAACGCCGCGGTCCGGAAAATTCGCTCCAAGTAAGGAAACGAATGGAATGTGCCCGCTGGATTGAGTCGATTGATCAGACGACCAAGCCTGTCATAGTGGCCATTCACGGCTACTGCATGGGAGGCGGTCTTGAACTGGCCCTCGCCTGCGACATTCGCTACGCATCGCCGAACGCGGTTATGGCGCTTCCAGAAACTGGGCTTGGCCTCATCCCTGGAGGTGGAGGTACTCAGCGTTTGTCTCGCGTGGTCGCTCCGGGCCATGCCCTTGATATGCTGTTGAGTGGTGACCGCCTTGACGCCGCACGGGCCAGGAGTATTGGACTGGTGACTCGTGTCGCTGAAACCCAGGAAAGCCTTTTGCAAGAAGTTTCTGAGTTAGCGCAAAAAATAGCTATGAAGCCGCCATTAGCGACCACATACGTCAAAAGAGCTGCGAGAGCATCTTTGGAGTTAGAGCTGAAACGCGGACTGGATTTAGAGCTAGATCTGTTTGCCTTGCTGGCGCCAACCGAAGATGCGCGCGAAGCTGCTTCAGCTTTCAGTGAACGTCGTTCGCCAAATTTCATTGGCGAATAA
- a CDS encoding aromatic ring-hydroxylating dioxygenase subunit alpha — protein sequence MTNNNNPVLSDGTRITDLVDLEHREVKMRTLSDPELYNLEMKKIFARTWVFLGHETEIPNKGDFIVRDMGSDSVIIARSGDGQIHVSLNVCPHRGMKISTLEGGNASIHLCIYHGWAFKPNGDFVGAPVEKECMHGKTRTKAELGLRKARVALYGGLIFATWNIDGPSFDEFLGDAKWYFDTLWCRTLAGMEVLGPPQRFVVRANWKTAAEQSASDGFHTLTLHRWLGEVGPYAKKPDGEGKGGDLTPEMYGAEVWTEHGHTMRCIELDRKIRRLTGKDPSTLTPEEKLTLLPPPGITKEMVPELLSRFSDEQLQLMSSNPPQVGNFFPNGLFEFIYLPQPDGTVLGAMALHAYVPKGPDKLEFVNWILAEKDTPPEIKAKMLRQSIQLLGTSGMVEQDDSDTWPHQTIVSKGAMSQDITLKYQALYETGKPEGWPGPGNVGAGFTKDDTQWQWWLYWHDLMTA from the coding sequence ATGACGAACAACAATAATCCGGTACTGAGCGACGGTACTAGAATCACCGACCTCGTCGATTTAGAACACCGTGAAGTCAAAATGCGCACGTTGTCTGATCCAGAACTGTATAACCTCGAAATGAAGAAGATCTTCGCCAGGACATGGGTCTTCCTTGGTCACGAAACCGAAATTCCTAACAAAGGAGATTTTATCGTTCGAGACATGGGGTCTGACTCGGTAATCATCGCCCGTTCCGGTGATGGACAGATCCATGTGTCGTTGAATGTTTGTCCGCACCGCGGCATGAAAATATCCACACTTGAGGGAGGTAATGCATCAATCCATCTATGCATATACCACGGCTGGGCCTTCAAGCCGAATGGCGATTTTGTTGGGGCACCGGTAGAAAAAGAGTGCATGCATGGCAAGACTCGTACGAAAGCTGAGCTTGGGCTGAGAAAAGCTCGAGTAGCCCTATACGGAGGCCTAATCTTCGCGACATGGAATATTGACGGCCCATCATTCGACGAGTTCCTGGGTGATGCTAAATGGTACTTTGACACCCTTTGGTGCCGCACACTGGCTGGTATGGAAGTGCTCGGACCGCCGCAGCGCTTTGTGGTGCGTGCCAATTGGAAAACAGCTGCCGAACAATCAGCTTCCGATGGCTTCCACACTCTTACCTTGCACCGTTGGCTGGGAGAGGTGGGGCCATATGCCAAGAAGCCCGACGGGGAAGGCAAGGGCGGCGACCTGACTCCAGAAATGTACGGTGCAGAGGTATGGACAGAACATGGGCACACCATGCGCTGTATTGAACTGGACCGAAAAATTCGAAGGCTCACCGGCAAAGACCCGTCCACCTTGACTCCGGAAGAGAAGCTTACGCTCCTGCCGCCGCCAGGCATTACTAAAGAGATGGTGCCCGAACTACTCAGTCGCTTTAGCGATGAGCAACTGCAGCTTATGAGTTCGAACCCCCCTCAGGTTGGTAATTTTTTCCCTAACGGTTTGTTCGAATTCATTTACCTTCCGCAGCCGGACGGCACCGTACTCGGTGCCATGGCTTTGCATGCTTATGTACCCAAGGGGCCCGACAAGCTTGAGTTCGTCAACTGGATTCTGGCCGAGAAAGATACCCCGCCTGAGATCAAAGCGAAAATGCTTCGTCAGTCAATTCAATTACTCGGTACCTCAGGCATGGTTGAGCAGGACGATTCTGACACCTGGCCTCACCAAACCATCGTTTCGAAGGGAGCCATGAGCCAGGACATCACCCTCAAATATCAGGCGCTTTATGAGACCGGTAAACCAGAAGGCTGGCCGGGTCCGGGGAATGTTGGTGCGGGTTTTACCAAGGACGATACCCAATGGCAATGGTGGCTCTACTGGCATGACCTGATGACTGCCTAA
- a CDS encoding universal stress protein, translating into MENVLVPFDESKSARRAIQYVIDRAQLFAGQKLHIINVQDEVKVFGDCLTQSMIDEMHESAIAYSSEFTASAAAMLEGTGLRFETHELIGDAPSEIAKAVKEYDCHLVVMGTRGMSKLGNLLMGSVATRVIHEVDVPVLLVK; encoded by the coding sequence ATGGAAAATGTGCTGGTTCCTTTCGATGAGTCGAAGTCTGCTAGACGTGCGATTCAGTATGTGATTGATCGGGCGCAGCTCTTTGCGGGCCAAAAGCTGCATATAATAAACGTACAGGATGAAGTGAAGGTTTTTGGAGACTGCTTGACCCAAAGTATGATCGATGAAATGCATGAAAGCGCGATTGCTTATAGCTCAGAATTTACCGCGAGCGCTGCAGCAATGTTGGAAGGCACTGGACTGCGTTTTGAAACCCATGAATTGATCGGTGATGCTCCAAGTGAGATAGCAAAGGCTGTTAAAGAGTATGATTGTCACCTGGTCGTGATGGGTACTCGTGGCATGAGCAAGCTTGGCAATTTACTCATGGGTTCGGTCGCCACCAGGGTTATTCATGAGGTTGATGTTCCCGTGTTGCTGGTCAAGTAG
- a CDS encoding phytoene desaturase family protein — translation MNNNNSEYDAIIVGGGSNGLSAGCYLGMAGKKVLVLEALDKVGGMASSGHLIPEAPDHLVHPCALDMMSMRVHSHVPKELGLSRHGFKILELSPGYVYLHPDGSSLVFWRDRRKTADEIRRFSERDAEAFLRFMDLIDLFMDVALPMMRVDPARTNIRTKLRVLGAILKKRKLKPELMALMTGSAHQAARERFEHPVTISAMCALTGLAGDITADGGGIYYALLGFLHRFGVGRVSGGMQQLSNAMKTRLEELGGTVMTSASVSEILSEKGVVQGVKLADGQSFKAPAVIAGCHPKVALEMVSAGEIPSNLLTRIAMAPANAKGTGPLKVDLALSGQISVPKFEAARGDGLDLRRACLLIGTEEAVLENFSSSSRGEVPKLPYITMAAPSAVDATQAPEGQDVVYIYPPVMPVNPNKGWDVIREQVADQVVEQASQYVAGLKDQVIGRRIEAAPDFTARLNTVNGCVVHIDTTTMRSSTMRPAQGLGGDTLPVEGLYLGSAGTHPGGGVNGMAGRLAASRVERFLGKTGEKKSRIGPLLGLGMGTRVSTSPVFLAKLQQENCKKRNKHDANS, via the coding sequence ATGAACAATAACAACTCAGAATACGACGCAATCATTGTTGGTGGTGGCAGTAACGGACTATCTGCCGGCTGTTACTTGGGCATGGCTGGGAAAAAAGTGCTCGTTCTGGAGGCGTTGGACAAAGTAGGAGGAATGGCATCATCAGGCCATTTAATACCGGAAGCTCCTGATCACCTCGTGCACCCATGTGCTCTAGATATGATGTCGATGCGCGTTCATTCGCATGTACCAAAGGAGTTGGGCTTGTCTCGGCATGGTTTCAAAATTCTCGAACTCAGCCCGGGATATGTCTATTTGCACCCGGACGGTTCCTCTCTGGTGTTCTGGCGTGATCGCCGGAAGACAGCTGACGAGATCAGGCGATTCAGCGAACGGGATGCGGAAGCCTTTCTTCGGTTCATGGATCTTATCGATCTATTCATGGATGTTGCGTTACCTATGATGCGAGTTGACCCTGCTCGCACAAATATCAGAACTAAACTGCGCGTTCTGGGGGCCATTCTTAAAAAGAGAAAACTCAAGCCAGAGTTGATGGCTCTGATGACAGGGTCGGCTCATCAGGCAGCTCGGGAGCGCTTTGAGCACCCGGTGACCATCTCGGCGATGTGCGCTCTAACTGGCCTTGCCGGAGACATTACCGCTGACGGCGGCGGAATCTACTACGCGCTTCTTGGGTTTCTTCATCGTTTTGGCGTTGGACGTGTTTCTGGTGGAATGCAGCAGTTGAGCAATGCGATGAAAACTCGCTTGGAAGAGCTTGGCGGCACGGTCATGACTTCCGCTTCTGTAAGCGAAATCCTATCTGAAAAGGGTGTGGTGCAAGGCGTTAAGCTAGCAGATGGTCAGAGTTTTAAAGCGCCCGCCGTTATTGCAGGTTGCCATCCTAAAGTCGCCTTGGAGATGGTTAGTGCCGGTGAAATCCCCTCAAACCTGTTAACGCGTATTGCGATGGCTCCCGCCAACGCGAAAGGAACAGGGCCTTTGAAAGTGGATTTGGCACTCAGTGGCCAGATTTCTGTTCCTAAGTTTGAAGCGGCGAGGGGTGATGGGCTTGATCTTCGTCGAGCATGTTTGCTCATCGGAACGGAAGAGGCTGTGCTAGAGAATTTCTCCTCCTCGTCGCGAGGCGAGGTTCCAAAGCTTCCCTACATCACGATGGCTGCGCCAAGTGCCGTAGATGCTACTCAGGCACCAGAAGGGCAGGATGTAGTCTACATATATCCGCCAGTCATGCCTGTTAATCCGAACAAGGGTTGGGACGTGATTCGGGAGCAAGTCGCAGATCAGGTTGTTGAGCAGGCTTCTCAGTATGTTGCGGGTCTGAAAGATCAGGTTATAGGACGTCGCATCGAAGCCGCGCCAGATTTTACCGCCCGTTTAAACACGGTTAATGGGTGTGTCGTGCATATCGATACGACAACGATGCGTTCCAGCACTATGCGCCCCGCCCAAGGTTTGGGCGGCGATACGCTGCCGGTAGAAGGACTTTATCTGGGTAGCGCAGGTACTCATCCCGGTGGTGGGGTGAATGGCATGGCCGGCCGTTTGGCTGCAAGTCGTGTAGAGCGCTTTCTCGGCAAAACAGGCGAAAAAAAGAGCAGAATCGGCCCCCTGCTCGGTTTGGGTATGGGGACGAGGGTTTCCACGTCCCCCGTTTTTTTAGCAAAACTCCAACAAGAAAATTGCAAAAAAAGGAATAAACATGACGCTAACAGCTAA